Proteins from one Legionella taurinensis genomic window:
- a CDS encoding ABC-F family ATP-binding cassette domain-containing protein: MFRPVELQAISLSLPHKPCFSQFTARIMPGARIAIIGKNGSGKSSLLNLLAGERSPDEGVIIHPPGLVIGHVPQIPRGDHYETLSGAQRFHAALNEALTHQPSLLLLDEPTNHLDAGNRQSLLKFLDRFPGAVVIASHDRQLLRQSVHTLWHIQDNQQITVHHGSYADYCQSLLQRQQKISQAISSLSREKKALHQQVMKEQERTKKKRVHGEKKYDGDKLALRSAQGRGQRTANKNSKHLQSEKQQWFEEKERLRQPEIIRPHFSLSHKTQGNQLIVNIQNGTIGYDKPLLHNIHFSLSGHQRLAVRGPNGIGKSTLVKALLSDSVPRLGGQWHVPAKEAMGYLDQHYSTLNPRLSVYETIASLPLRWQSQAIRRHLNAFLFRKNEEVHAPVATLSGGEKARLALAVIAAFPQQLLILDEITNNLDLDTQKHVIEVLREFPGAMIVISHDSAFLEAIGVERFYTLGVD; encoded by the coding sequence ATGTTTAGACCTGTTGAATTGCAAGCGATCAGCCTCTCGTTACCTCATAAACCCTGTTTCAGCCAGTTTACCGCCCGGATTATGCCTGGCGCACGAATTGCCATCATCGGTAAAAACGGCAGCGGCAAATCCAGCCTGTTAAACCTGCTCGCGGGAGAGCGAAGCCCCGATGAAGGGGTGATAATCCATCCTCCCGGCCTTGTGATTGGCCACGTGCCGCAAATACCCCGCGGGGATCATTACGAGACGTTAAGCGGTGCTCAACGCTTCCATGCCGCCTTGAATGAGGCGTTAACACATCAGCCCTCGCTTCTGTTGCTTGATGAACCCACCAATCATCTCGATGCCGGCAATCGGCAAAGCCTGCTCAAATTCCTTGACCGATTTCCAGGCGCGGTGGTTATCGCCTCTCATGATCGGCAGTTATTGCGTCAAAGCGTCCATACGCTCTGGCATATTCAGGACAATCAACAAATTACGGTCCATCACGGATCTTATGCCGATTATTGCCAGTCGCTGCTGCAACGCCAGCAGAAAATCAGCCAGGCGATCTCAAGCTTGTCACGGGAAAAAAAAGCACTTCACCAGCAGGTGATGAAAGAACAGGAACGGACGAAGAAAAAGCGTGTTCATGGTGAAAAAAAATACGATGGCGATAAACTGGCACTACGAAGCGCCCAGGGACGGGGGCAGCGCACGGCCAATAAAAACAGTAAACACCTCCAGAGCGAAAAACAGCAATGGTTTGAAGAAAAAGAACGATTGAGGCAACCCGAAATCATCCGCCCTCATTTTTCGCTGTCCCATAAAACGCAGGGCAATCAATTGATAGTCAACATTCAGAATGGAACAATCGGGTATGACAAACCCCTTTTACATAACATTCATTTTTCGTTAAGTGGTCATCAGCGCCTTGCCGTGAGAGGTCCTAATGGCATCGGCAAATCGACACTGGTGAAAGCCCTGTTGTCGGACTCGGTACCGCGTCTTGGAGGACAATGGCATGTGCCGGCCAAGGAGGCGATGGGTTACCTTGATCAGCATTACAGCACGCTTAACCCCAGGCTCAGTGTGTATGAAACCATTGCATCGTTGCCGCTTCGCTGGCAGAGTCAGGCCATCCGCCGGCATTTAAACGCGTTTCTTTTTCGTAAAAACGAGGAAGTCCATGCGCCGGTAGCCACACTCTCCGGCGGTGAAAAAGCCCGGTTGGCGCTGGCTGTCATTGCTGCCTTTCCACAGCAACTCCTGATTCTTGATGAAATCACCAATAACCTCGATTTGGACACCCAAAAGCATGTCATTGAGGTTTTGCGCGAATTTCCCGGCGCTATGATTGTCATTTCTCATGATTCGGCTTTTCTTGAAGCCATCGGCGTTGAACGTTTTTATACTCTCGGTGTTGATTAA
- a CDS encoding amino acid permease: MINYNHTTSSPIDDGGYKRGLKDRHVQLIALGGIIGSGYFLGTGEVINQVGPAVFIAYVLGGLIIYLTMLCMGELAVAIPISGSFINYTAEFISPSIACGVGWSYWISWVAYIPAECIAGGIIMQHFTGINGYVWAVCFGLLITYINIAKVGTFGEIEFWLAIIKITALMGFVGLSILIFFGFIHGPQPAGVIGGRFIFDQGGMFPNGYLVLLTAMVLLLVNYQGSEIIGLAAGESIDPARMIPRAVRNVTFRILFIYIIPVFCLVLIFPWQKAGLANSVFADALNFYGLHWAGAATSFVTLTATLSCSNSGVYGIVRSLNALARNGMAPHVLSKLNRNAVPQNAGIVTLIAIWLLLAAGYFFGQSMLYIALLLVSGFTGATAWISLCWAQINFRKRLYAAGYTTDDLRYKTPGSPYTGLVAIFLMVICLILLLLNKDMSYKIAFGMGLFSFIGPILVYTLGGFHKKRVQAMERNKHVQFKDIFPDRLKASD, translated from the coding sequence GTGATTAATTACAACCATACCACCAGCTCGCCAATTGATGATGGCGGCTACAAGCGCGGGTTAAAAGACCGTCATGTCCAACTGATTGCATTAGGCGGTATTATCGGATCAGGTTATTTTCTTGGTACTGGTGAAGTCATTAACCAGGTCGGCCCCGCTGTATTCATTGCTTATGTGTTAGGTGGATTAATCATTTATCTCACCATGTTGTGTATGGGTGAACTGGCCGTGGCCATTCCCATTTCCGGCTCTTTCATTAACTACACCGCTGAATTCATTTCCCCGTCCATTGCCTGCGGCGTCGGTTGGTCCTACTGGATTAGCTGGGTAGCCTACATCCCCGCCGAATGCATCGCTGGCGGCATTATCATGCAGCATTTTACCGGCATTAACGGCTATGTATGGGCAGTGTGCTTCGGCCTCCTCATCACCTACATCAATATCGCCAAAGTGGGCACCTTCGGTGAGATCGAATTCTGGCTTGCCATTATTAAAATCACGGCGTTAATGGGGTTTGTGGGATTGTCCATCCTGATTTTCTTCGGCTTTATCCATGGTCCACAACCGGCCGGGGTGATTGGCGGACGATTCATTTTTGATCAGGGCGGCATGTTTCCTAATGGCTACCTGGTCTTGCTGACGGCCATGGTGTTGCTGCTGGTTAATTACCAAGGCTCGGAAATCATCGGCCTTGCTGCGGGCGAATCCATCGACCCGGCCCGCATGATTCCGCGTGCCGTGCGCAATGTCACGTTCAGGATTTTATTCATCTACATCATTCCAGTGTTCTGCCTGGTTTTAATTTTCCCCTGGCAAAAAGCGGGCCTTGCCAATTCGGTCTTTGCGGATGCGCTGAATTTTTATGGTCTGCATTGGGCCGGCGCCGCCACCAGTTTTGTGACATTGACAGCGACCCTGTCCTGCTCCAATTCCGGCGTTTACGGAATTGTACGTTCCTTAAATGCTCTGGCACGCAATGGCATGGCCCCCCATGTCTTGAGCAAACTCAACCGCAATGCCGTTCCCCAGAATGCGGGGATTGTGACGCTGATTGCCATCTGGCTGCTGTTGGCTGCCGGTTATTTCTTCGGCCAGTCCATGCTCTACATTGCGCTGCTGCTGGTTTCCGGTTTCACCGGCGCCACCGCCTGGATTTCACTCTGCTGGGCGCAGATTAATTTTCGCAAGCGCCTGTATGCAGCTGGTTATACCACCGATGATTTGCGCTACAAAACACCCGGCTCGCCCTATACTGGCCTTGTGGCCATATTTCTGATGGTGATTTGTTTAATCCTGTTGTTATTAAACAAAGACATGTCTTATAAAATTGCCTTCGGCATGGGCCTTTTCAGCTTTATTGGTCCCATTCTGGTTTACACCTTGGGCGGTTTTCATAAAAAACGCGTCCAGGCCATGGAGCGTAACAAACACGTTCAGTTCAAAGACATCTTCCCGGATCGATTGAAAGCTTCGGATTAA
- a CDS encoding short chain dehydrogenase has product MKIVIIGASGTIGTAIVQTLETRHEVIKANYSGGDIQVDITDNQSIANLFKQIKHIDAVVLATGKVQFDDFMAMDDAAYQIGLQNKLMGQVNVVLEGRKHLNEGGSFTLTSGILSCDPIRYGTSASMVNGAIDSFVIAAAIEMPRGLRINAVSPTVIEEAMDNYASYFRGYAPVTAARAALAYSKSVEGLQTGQVYRVE; this is encoded by the coding sequence ATGAAAATCGTAATTATTGGCGCATCCGGTACCATTGGCACGGCCATCGTGCAGACGCTTGAAACAAGGCATGAGGTGATTAAAGCCAACTACAGCGGCGGCGATATTCAGGTTGATATTACCGATAATCAATCGATTGCCAATCTCTTTAAGCAGATTAAACACATTGATGCGGTGGTTCTGGCAACCGGTAAGGTTCAGTTTGATGACTTCATGGCCATGGATGATGCCGCCTACCAGATTGGGCTTCAAAACAAGTTAATGGGGCAGGTCAATGTGGTGCTGGAAGGCCGAAAGCATTTGAATGAGGGCGGATCATTTACTTTAACCAGCGGAATTCTAAGCTGTGATCCGATTCGTTATGGAACTTCAGCGTCCATGGTTAATGGGGCAATTGATTCCTTTGTCATCGCGGCAGCCATTGAAATGCCCCGCGGCCTGCGCATCAATGCTGTCAGTCCGACGGTGATTGAAGAAGCCATGGACAATTATGCGTCGTATTTCCGAGGCTACGCGCCCGTTACCGCCGCCCGCGCCGCGCTGGCTTACAGTAAAAGCGTGGAGGGATTGCAAACCGGTCAGGTTTACCGGGTGGAATAA
- a CDS encoding tRNA-binding protein, whose product MTISYDEFAKVDLRSGTVIKVEPFPRAQKPAYKVWVDFGPQLGVLQTSAQVTFHYTPETLMGRTVIGCVNLGEKNIAGFTSQFLLVGFSDEQGAICLATVDKPVPDGQKLH is encoded by the coding sequence ATGACCATCAGTTACGACGAATTTGCCAAAGTCGATTTACGTTCTGGCACTGTCATTAAAGTGGAACCGTTTCCACGTGCCCAAAAACCCGCCTACAAAGTCTGGGTTGATTTCGGGCCGCAATTGGGGGTATTGCAAACCTCGGCACAGGTCACGTTTCATTACACGCCTGAGACTCTGATGGGCCGCACAGTCATTGGCTGTGTCAACCTGGGTGAAAAAAATATTGCCGGCTTTACTTCACAGTTTTTACTGGTCGGATTTTCGGATGAGCAAGGAGCGATTTGCCTGGCCACGGTCGACAAACCGGTCCCCGATGGGCAAAAACTCCATTAA
- a CDS encoding polysaccharide biosynthesis protein → MSILGGLLSKVYKKLPSLMFDIAAIPAAWYFAYWLRYNLQPFPHHLTSIYAVAALLLLMTIQVGCYYYCKVYRGLWRFTSINDVIRIIKATLLAIGLVIPVFYLTSLLQHVPRSILPMYALGLVTLLCGGRLVMRMYRDRKGREDMLLETKRVLVIGAGHAGEGLLRDLKKMNAYSPVGLVDDNPGKRGMEIHGVRVLGSVRELPQLVVNHQIDLLFIAIPSARSAAMRRIVDYCSRSRVPFRTLPGISALVNDQIGVKALREVSIEDLLGRDQVQLEWDRIAGAIRGKKVIVTGGGGSIGEELCRQVMAHHPAQLLIIDNSEFNLYKADYELRDAFPEVPLLLRLTSITDASAIDAIFHQFKPDLVFHAAAYKHVPLLEDQVRVAVQNNILGTQVVALASAEAGAEKFVLISSDKAVNPTNVMGTTKRVAEIYCQNLNERVKTQFITVRFGNVLGSAGSVVPLFQKQLDAGGPLTVTHPDIQRYFMTIPEACQLILQAMVNGQGGEIFVLDMGEPIKISYLAEQMIRLAGKEPGKDIVIKYTGLRPGEKLFEELFHESEQLANTEHEKLFKARFRKIDWRELLQTLRLMNDACQTHNHDELHVLLKSLVPEFTTRFETPHESDCRN, encoded by the coding sequence ATGTCAATTCTTGGTGGATTATTGTCGAAAGTATATAAAAAATTGCCTTCGCTGATGTTTGATATCGCCGCTATTCCTGCTGCCTGGTATTTTGCTTATTGGCTGCGCTACAACCTGCAGCCATTTCCTCACCATTTGACCTCCATCTACGCTGTTGCCGCGCTGTTACTGCTCATGACCATTCAGGTGGGCTGTTATTACTACTGCAAAGTCTACCGGGGGCTTTGGCGTTTTACTTCGATTAATGATGTGATTCGCATTATTAAGGCAACGCTGCTCGCGATTGGTCTGGTCATCCCGGTTTTTTATTTAACCTCGCTGCTGCAGCATGTGCCGCGCTCGATTTTACCCATGTATGCCCTGGGACTGGTGACATTGCTTTGCGGTGGCCGCTTGGTCATGCGCATGTATCGCGATCGCAAGGGGCGTGAGGACATGTTACTGGAAACGAAACGGGTGCTGGTGATCGGCGCGGGTCATGCAGGGGAGGGTTTGCTGCGTGATTTGAAAAAAATGAACGCCTACTCTCCTGTGGGGCTGGTGGATGACAATCCCGGCAAACGCGGTATGGAAATCCATGGTGTGCGGGTTTTGGGTTCTGTCCGTGAGTTGCCGCAACTGGTGGTGAATCATCAGATCGATTTGCTTTTTATCGCCATTCCTTCTGCCCGTTCGGCGGCAATGCGCCGTATTGTGGACTATTGCAGCCGAAGCCGTGTGCCTTTTCGCACCCTGCCTGGCATTTCGGCCCTGGTGAATGACCAGATTGGGGTGAAAGCCTTGCGCGAGGTCAGCATTGAGGATTTGCTCGGCCGCGATCAGGTGCAACTGGAATGGGATAGAATAGCCGGCGCCATTCGCGGCAAAAAAGTCATTGTGACCGGCGGGGGGGGATCCATTGGCGAGGAATTATGCCGTCAGGTGATGGCCCATCATCCGGCGCAATTATTAATCATCGATAACTCTGAATTCAATTTATATAAAGCGGATTATGAATTAAGGGATGCGTTTCCTGAGGTGCCGCTGCTGTTGCGGCTGACGTCCATTACCGATGCGTCAGCCATCGATGCCATTTTCCATCAGTTTAAACCTGATTTGGTGTTTCATGCTGCGGCCTATAAACACGTCCCCCTGCTTGAAGATCAGGTGCGGGTTGCGGTGCAGAATAATATTCTGGGTACCCAGGTTGTCGCTCTGGCGAGCGCTGAGGCAGGCGCAGAAAAATTCGTATTAATTTCCAGTGATAAAGCGGTGAATCCCACCAACGTGATGGGTACGACCAAGCGGGTGGCGGAAATTTATTGCCAGAATTTAAATGAACGGGTGAAAACCCAATTTATCACGGTTCGTTTTGGCAATGTGTTGGGTTCGGCGGGGAGCGTGGTTCCTTTGTTTCAGAAGCAACTGGATGCGGGCGGCCCGTTGACAGTAACCCATCCCGACATCCAACGTTATTTTATGACCATTCCCGAAGCCTGCCAGCTGATTTTGCAAGCCATGGTGAATGGTCAGGGCGGGGAGATTTTTGTTCTCGATATGGGGGAGCCGATTAAAATCAGTTATCTGGCAGAACAGATGATTCGTTTGGCCGGCAAAGAACCCGGTAAAGACATTGTCATTAAATACACCGGATTAAGACCCGGTGAAAAATTGTTTGAAGAGCTTTTCCATGAATCAGAGCAATTAGCGAATACGGAGCATGAAAAATTATTCAAGGCACGCTTCCGTAAAATTGACTGGCGGGAATTGCTGCAGACTCTGCGTCTGATGAATGACGCTTGCCAGACGCATAATCATGATGAATTGCATGTGTTGCTTAAAAGTCTGGTACCCGAGTTCACTACACGCTTTGAAACCCCCCATGAATCCGATTGCAGGAATTAA